Sequence from the Candidatus Margulisiibacteriota bacterium genome:
AATCTCCGCCCAACAATCCGGCACGGCTTCTTTATAACGTATACGTTATTGGGAAATTATAACATATACGTTATATGTTGTCAATACACTGTTTTTAAGCAAAGGAATCCCTTATGGCCAGAGCAAATGCCCACCACAAACCCAATGTTGCTTTTCTGCGCAAGATCGGTATTAAAATCCGGCAATTGCGGGAACAAAAAAATTTAACGCTGGAAGAATTGGCCGATCTAGCCGGTATTTCTTACAAATATTTACAGGAAGTGGAAACAGCAAAATATAGTTTTAC
This genomic interval carries:
- a CDS encoding helix-turn-helix domain-containing protein; protein product: MARANAHHKPNVAFLRKIGIKIRQLREQKNLTLEELADLAGISYKYLQEVETAKYSFTVSVLHSITQALGVSLAEFFQKVETYKSRL